One Aspergillus oryzae RIB40 DNA, chromosome 2 genomic window carries:
- a CDS encoding phosphotransferase family protein (predicted protein), which produces MDSTLRSRETTPETHPTHGVYFSRETIVSIIKSLVPGCSILTIDPLEHGKSFNNRIYFLKIYVPEELRLHGLNSGTVNDMVLKLNGKFFDQTKSENEVSCLSLLEYFVPEIPAPRALAWSDSKNSLVHKLTVAGTPVKKELEIHSDTDGQLQGWILMTRLPGIPLSTLHLDTDKLKVVGEQLADIVYRWRESLPTWASAGNLACGLPHGKDQDPNSVEVAGLRIASSSNMPGFGVKVVEPIISQLQYYRVRLETRLQKLQALDIFAGNRHLIAPIRDFIAVRLPQLGISNGKYPFLFTHYDLSPRNVLMSVDHTRITGIIDFEFSGFFPELDDYFCSLIFIDGFKVSTLREDFPAA; this is translated from the exons ATGGACAGCACTTTACGTTCGCGTGAGACTACTCCAGAGACTCACCCAACTCACGGAGTTTATTTCTCGCGCGAAACCATTGTCAGCATAATTAAGTCGCTTGTTCCTGGATGCAGCATACTAACGATTGATCCCCTGGAGCATGGCAAATCGTTCAACAATCGCATCTATTTTTTGAAGATATATGTTCCCGAAGAGCTGCGTCTACACGGCCTAAACAGCGGAACGGTCAATGATATGGTTTTGAAATTGAACGGAAAGTTTTTCGACCAGACCAAAAGCGAAAATGAGGTGTCCTGCTTGTCGCTTCTCGAATATTTCGTGCCCGAAATTCCAGCACCAAGGGCTCTTGCGTGGTCCGATAGCAAGAATTCCCTCGTCCACAAGTTGACTGTCGCCGGGACCCCAGTAAAAAAGGAATTAGAGATTCATTCCGACACCGACGGACAACTTCAGGGCTGGATCTTGATGACCCGGCTTCCCGGAATTCCCTTGTCGACGTTGCATTTGGATACAgacaagctcaaggttgtcGGCGAGCAACTGGCGGATATAGTCTACCGCTGGAGAGAGTCGCTCCCTACTTGGGCGAGCGCTGGAAACCTTGCATGTGGATTGCCTCATGGGAAGGACCAAGATCCAAATTCAGTAGAAGTTGCTGGTTTGCGCATTGCGTCTTCTTCAAATATGCCTGGTTTTGGTGTCAAAGTTGTTGAGCCTATCATAAGCCAGCTTCAGTACTATCGAGTGAGGCTTGAGACACGGCTCCAGAAGCTTCAGGCACTCGATATATTTGCTGGAAATAGGCATTTAATAGCTCCAATCAGAGACTTTATCGCGGTTCGATTACCGCAGCTCGGAATAAGCAATGGGAAATATCCTTTCTTATTCACACACTACGACCTTTCTCCACGCAACGTTTTGATGTCTGTGGATCACACGAGGATCACAGGGATTATTGACTTTGAGTTTTCTGGGTTTTTCCCTGAATTAGATGA CTATTTTTGCTCCCTCATTTTCATTGATGGTTTCAAGGTTTCAACCTTGAGAGA GGATTTTCCTGCTGCTTAA